One window of the Daphnia pulex isolate KAP4 chromosome 8, ASM2113471v1 genome contains the following:
- the LOC124200562 gene encoding uncharacterized protein LOC124200562 gives MLLRKELINSQHGDWEEMLGDFCFAYHSSVHSSTQETPFFLLYGRDPNVSIHNLLGAIPRSKFPASDFVSLRMESLSNAFQRTKEENSKAREQQREQHNKRATALRYQVGDRVLLDVRVRTKEENKKFLFEISGTIQSV, from the coding sequence ATGCTATTACGAAAAGAGCTGATCAACAGCCAACACGGTGACTGGGAAGAGATGTTGGGCGACTTTTGTTTCGCGTATCATTCGTCCGTTCACTCATCCACTCAAGAGACTCCCTTCTTTTTACTATACGGTCGCGATCCCAACGTTTCGATCCATAATTTACTAGGCGCAATCCCTCGATCTAAATTTCCTGCTTCAGACTTTGTCAGTCTACGGATGGAATCTCTTAGTAACGCTTTCCAACGTACTAAGGAAGAAAATTCGAAAGCTAGAGAACAGCAAAGGGAGCAACACAACAAACGCGCGACGGCGTTGCGTTATCAGGTGGGCGATAGAGTCCTACTCGATGTTAGAGTCCGTacgaaggaagaaaataagaaatttcttttcgaaatATCGGGGACCATTCAGAGTGTCTAG
- the LOC124199391 gene encoding holotricin-3-like produces MKVVIILACWTALAAAQILRPIVADLDVAADHHESHGGGHGGHHGGSSHHGGGSNHGGGGHYGGGEYGRKRRSIEEIQAAIAVAESVVDASADLDVAADHHGTNGGGHGGHHGGSSHHSGGGHHGGSSHHGGGGHNGGGHYGGGDWGRKRRSIEEIQRIRS; encoded by the exons ATGAAAGTCGTG ATTATATTAGCGTGCTGGACAGCGCTGGCCGCCGCCCAAATCTTAAGGCCAATTGTCGCCGATTTAGATGTGGCCGCAGATCATCATGAGAGCCACGGCGGAGGCCATGGAGGTCACCATGGCGGAAGCAGTCACCACGGCGGAGGTAGTAACCACGGCGGAGGCGGACATTACGGAGGCGGGGAATATGGACGCAAACGCCGCTCTATTGAAGAAATCCAAGCAGCAATCGCCGTTGCGGAATCCGTCGTCGATGCCTCTGCTGATTTAGACGTGGCCGCAGATCATCATGGGACAAACGGCGGAGGCCATGGAGGTCATCATGGCGGAAGCAGTCACCACAGCGGAG GCGGTCACCACGGCGGAAGCAGTCACCACGGCGGAGGTGGTCATAACGGAGGCGGACATTACGGTGGCGGTGATTGGGGACGCAAGCGCCGCTCtattgaagaaatccaacgTATACGATCCTAA
- the LOC124199392 gene encoding collagen alpha-1(I) chain-like, whose product MKTSVLAFFAMVWMTQSQMQTTMRRPQFDMTDDEFNWYKPVAVILKPASKRDLQQRLLQINFDEFLLASYPPSLLPPWPFVQDYSSFRRWINYQSSDRLRDVYRRYELAGHVERRLTSLARMGLVAIPKVTKINHQRSGNNRNQEQQILEQNLRSRTANPYDFFSGKKGKDKLPPPWLYELVGPPGPAGKDGVNGKDGRDGIPGAIGPPGPQGLMGPPGQNGMNGSPGPQGPPGIPGAQGVQGSQGPQGSDGKDGSDGTHGKDGTPGAAGPSGTPGQNAKDGRDGSAGPPGAPGQPGTAGQNGKDGVDGKDGQDGAPGPPGPPGKDGQDGRPGTYGQDGQDGSVGAAGPSGVAGLSGAAGVSGPAGVPGIPGTPGTPGVQWPSSSIG is encoded by the exons ATGAAAACATcg GTGTTGGCCTTTTTCGCCATGGTGTGGATGACGCAGTCTCAAATGCAAACGACAATGCGTCGACCACAGTTCGATATGACCGACGACGAATTCAATTGGTACAAGCCGGTTGCAGTTATCCTGAAACCAGCGTCGAAACGAGATTTGCAACAGCGGTTGCTTCAGATTAATTTCGATGAATTCCTGTTAGCGTCTTATCCGCCATCTCTACTTCCACCTTGGCCGTTTGTCCAAGATTATTCGTCTTTCCGCCGCTGGATTAATTACCAATCGAGTGACAGATTAAGGGATGTGTACAGAAGATACGAGTTAGCTGGTCATGTCGAGCGTAGATTAACATCTCTGGCCAGGATGGGACTCGTTGCCATTCCGAAGGTGACGAAAATCAATCACCAAAGAAGTGGAAATAACCGAAATCAGGAACAACAGATACTAGAACAAA ACTTGCGTTCCCGAACAGCCAATCCTTACGATTTCTTTTCAgggaaaaaaggtaaagaCAAACTGCCACCTCCGTGGTTGTATGAACTCGTCGGACCTCCTGGACCAGCTG GAAAAGACGGTGTCAATGGGAAGGATGGTAGAGACGGAATTCCCGGAGCAATTGGTCCGCCCGGACCTCAAGGTTTAATGG GTCCCCCTGGGCAAAATGGAATGAATGGCTCACCGGGCCCTCAAGGCCCTCCCGGAATACCTGGTGCTCAAGGAGTTCAAGGGTCGCAAGGCCCACAAG GGAGCGACGGAAAGGATGGTTCCGATGGAACGCACGGGAAGGATGGGACTCCTGGCGCTGCTG GGCCTTCCGGTACACCAGGACAGAATGCAAAAGACGGAAGAGATGGATCAGCTGGACCACCCGGCGCACCAG GTCAACCAGGAACTGCCGGACAAAATGGGAAGGATGGAGTTGACGGGAAAGATGGTCAAGACGGAGCTCCGGGTCCACCTG GTCCTCCTGGAAAAGACGGCCAAGATGGAAGGCCCGGAACGTATGGCCAAGATGGTCAAGATGGATCGGTAGGAGCAGCCGGGCCTAGCGGAGTAGCTGGATTATCAGGTGCCGCTGGCGTTAGCGGGccag CCGGAGTACCAGGAATTCCCGGAACGCCAGGGACCCCTGGTGTTCAGTGGCCATCAAGTTCAATCGGCTAA
- the LOC124200563 gene encoding solute carrier family 66 member 3-like — translation MADLYSLSLGFANISKTVLCVVLKVPQIISLVNSKSTTGLSLSGTLLELTSFTIGLCYNVFSGYALSSYLEYPILVGQVLLLLVLLLHYSRRIGPKWLAAFGVYSAVVYALSTGMFPGALLVTLMSLCTPLSATSRLVQIRTMHSSQNSESVSVLTWSIAVYTCVMRIFITLDRGFDAPLLANYSVSLILNLAVITLALKLRRPSKKDQKIE, via the exons ATGGCTGATTTGTATTCATTATCACTCGGCTTtgccaacatttcaaaaactgttttgtGTGTCGTTTTAAAAGTGCCACAGATCATTAGTCTGGTGAACAGCAAAAGCACGACTGGATTGAGTCTATCCGGCACTCTACTTGAATTGACTTC GTTTACTATTGGGCTCTGCTACAATGTATTCAGCGGTTACGCACTTTCGTCCTATTTGGAGTATCCGATTCTTGTCGGGCAGGTTCTCCTTCTGTTGGTCCTTTTACTCCATTACAGTCGACGAATCGGTCCGAAATGGTTGGCCGCATTTGGAGTTTATTCAGCAGTCGTCTACGCCTTGTCCACAGGCATGTTTCCTGGCGCTCTGCTAGTCACGTTGatg AGCCTTTGCACGCCGTTATCTGCGACGAGTAGACTGGTCCAAATTCGAACTATGCACAGCTCTCAAAACTCGGAGTCTGTCAGTGTTTTGACTTGGTCAATCGCCGTCTACACGTGCGTCA TGCggattttcattactttggATCGCGGTTTCGACGCTCCGCTGTTGGCCAACTATTCAGTTAGTTTGATTCTCAATTTGGCCGTGATTACTTTGGCGTTGAAACTGAGACGGCCGTCGAAGAAAGACCAGAAAATCGAGTGA
- the LOC124200564 gene encoding speckle-type POZ protein-like, which produces MSASQESNNEAVGAATSQTDQQAENTLPVGFFRPIASNWCHSMSQLVKVDFEWTIHHVLRYELNRQGVVISEPFSAKEIPYCQWMLQAHFASNQQSGVVVKLSSATPAGASLFRIPIPIRVKFAIVNKMREKVSQKELNLPRGTELPCTLNTFNLGDVSNNRQEDLLIDNAHLAIYCEIETWVSKAALTGRTENFRDQPLFNDDELIQHLGGLHQTMKFSDVTFTIRGCKFEAHKAILSARSPVFAAMFDHETAENLSHQVKINDVDPEVFQELLRFVYTGRIPVITMKTLTTGLLAAAGKYLLGSLMTACEKYLVNDLSADNCIELLILADGHCADYLKWNALNFLRSFPNEVMATDGWSTAKRDHSTWLCDIQQAAFTSTRP; this is translated from the coding sequence atgagtgcCAGTCAAGAATCAAATAACGAAGCTGTTGGTGCCGCTACGTCACAGACTGATCAGCAGGCCGAAAATACGTTACCTGTTGGTTTTTTCCGTCCGATTGCAAGCAACTGGTGCCATTCCATGTCTCAGTTGGTCAAAGTGGATTTCGAGTGGACCATTCACCACGTTCTGCGCTACGAGTTGAATCGACAAGGAGTTGTAATATCGGAGCCATTCTCAGCAAAAGAAATTCCATATTGCCAATGGATGTTGCAAGCTCATTTCGCCTCCAATCAACAATCGGGTGTAGTCGTCAAGCTCTCTTCGGCCACTCCCGCCGGTGCCAGTTTATTCCGAATTCCAATCCCAATTCGAGTCAAATTTGCAATCGTCAACAAAATGCGCGAAAAAGTCTCGCAGAAGGAACTCAATTTGCCGAGAGGCACTGAATTGCCTTGCACTCTAAACACTTTTAATCTGGGTGATGTGTCCAACAACAGACAGGAGGATTTGCTGATTGACAACGCCCATCTGGCCATCTACTGCGAAATCGAAACTTGGGTGTCTAAGGCGGCGCTAACGGGCCGGACGGAGAACTTTCGCGATCAGCCCCTGTTCAACGACGACGAGTTGATCCAACATCTAGGCGGATTGCATCAAACCATGAAATTCAGTGACGTCACTTTCACCATTCGCGGCTGCAAGTTTGAGGCCCACAAGGCCATTTTATCTGCCAGAAGTCCCGTCTTCGCCGCCATGTTCGATCACGAAACCGCCGAGAACTTATCTCACCAAGTGAAAATCAACGACGTGGACCCGGAAGTGTTTCAAGAATTGCTCCGTTTCGTTTACACGGGCCGGATACCTGTCATCACAATGAAGACGCTGACGACTGGACTTTTGGCGGCTGCCGGGAAATATCTTCTCGGGAGTCTGATGACGGCCTGCGAAAAGTATTTGGTCAACGATCTCTCGGCAGATAATTGCATCGAGTTGCTCATTCTTGCCGATGGCCATTGCGCAGATTACTTGAAGTGGAACGCGCTGAACTTTCTTCGCAGTTTCCCCAACGAGGTGATGGCCACAGATGGATGGAGCACGGCGAAACGGGATCACTCCACTTGGCTGTGTGACATCCAGCAAGCTGCTTTCACTTCGACCCGTCCTTGA